ACAAGGTAATGGGCGGCTCGCTGCAGCCCGCCTTCGCCCGAGTCGTCTGCCGGACGTCGGCGTTGGCCCGCCCCGCGCGTCCCCTCGGCAATGCGTTACGTGTTCTCCCCTGCGCCCGTCACGACGCCCCTTTCCTCTCTTGTCGTTACGTGTCGATGCCGGAGTTGCGTGGCGGGTTTCGTTACGGGTTGGGTAGGGTGGGGCTTGCTGCTGGCGGCCCGGGTCAACTGGGTGCGCCCTAGGTGTGTTGTGTCTGTTGCTGTGTCCTGCCCGTCTTGACTGAGTCCGCCGCCCGCCCGCTGCTGGTTCGAAGGCGGGGGCGTGGTCGTGTCCAGCGGTCGGTGGTTTGCCGGTGGGCTCGGGGCCGTGCTCGGGCCGTCCCGCTTCTCGTGTTTGGAGATCTTGATGTCTGCCCGCTCCGCTGTCCCCGATCCGTCCGCAGCCGAGCCCGCAGTGGAGGGGGCCGGTGGTGCCGTCGAGCCGTCCGCCGCGGCGCCGATGCCGGTTGAGGGGCTGGAGGTATTGGGGGTGACCGAGGCGCGGAACCGGCTGTATGAGCTGGTGGACGCGGCGCGTGACGAGGGCCGGATGACGGTGGTGGTCAAGCGTGACGGGAAAACGCACCGTACCTATCGTGTGGCGCTGATCCCGGTGGGCCGGCTGGATGCCGCCTCGCGGGCGCGGTTGGTGGGGTGGCCGTCGTGGGCGCGGACGGCGGCGCGTCCGAAGCTGGGAGACCGGGTGATCGACGCGGCTGGCCGGCCGGGTGTGCCGGGTGTGCCGCAGGTGCTGCTGGACCGTACGACGCCGCTTGCGGTCCTGGTGGACGCTGCCCTGGTCCCGCCCGGCGATGCACTGGTTGCCGTTCCCGTCGGCGGCGCGCCCGCACCGCCCGCGCCGGCCGCAGCGTGGGCGGACGCCGCGCATCTCCCGTCCGGTGCGTCCGCAGCGCCCCAGGCCCATGAGGCCATTGGAAAGGGCCTGCCCGCTGCCCGCCAGGTCTTCGCTGCGCCCGAGGCCTCCGCCGAACCTGCCGTCGACGTCGCGGACACCGCGTCAGCCGATGTGTCCGCGTCAGCCGACCCTGCCGTCCCGCCCTCTGGCGAAGGTGTTGCCGAGGCCGCGGTCGCGGCCTCGGCGGGTTCCGGTGCTGCGCCTGTACCCGCGCCGCTGGCAGCCGCCGACCGCACTGCGGATCTGCAGGATGCCGGCTCGGACTCCGTCGGGCCCGACGCCGCCGTGGCCGGCCGGGACGCCGGGGCTGCGTCGGCCGGCCACGCTGCCGCTGAGGAAGCCATCGGCGGCCGGGACACCGTCGCCGGTCGGGGTGTGGACGGTACGGCGCCGTCAGCGGGAACGGCCGAGGTCCCCCCACCGGTCCCGTCCGCGGGTGGTGGGCTGCACCGGCTGCACGGTCTGGGAGAGGTCGCCGGGCTGGCCCTGACGGAGGCGGTCGCGCCGTCGGCTGTGCCGCGGTTCGGGTTTGGTCTGCACGCCCTGGATGCCGCGCTGGGGAGTCTGCCGTCGGGGGTGCTGACGGTGGTGGCGGCCGAGCCGCACGCGGGCGGCTCGCTCCTGGCCGTGCATGCTGCCCGGCACATTGCCCTCACCCGCCAACTCCCCGTGCTGTACGCGGCGTCGGGCCCGTCGCGGACGGCTGTGGCACTGCGGGTGATCGCCGGTGAGGCCGGGCTCGACTACCGGCGGCTGCGCACGGGCGCCCTGACCGAGGACGAGCAGCAGGCCGCGGCCGCGGTCCAGGCCCGGCTGGCCGCTGCCGACCTGCACGTCGACGACGGCACCGGCCTGAGCGCCGAGGCGATCGCCGAGACCGCCCCCTACGTCGAGGGCCTGGCCCTGGTCGTCGTCGACCGCTTCCAGCACGCGGCCGATCCGTTCATCCCGCTGTCCGGTCCCGCGCTGCCGGAGGCGGCCCGGGTGCTGGCACATCTGGCCCGCACCCGGAACGTGCCGGTGGTGGCCGTGCTCGACACCGCCGACCCCGACGCCCTGGCCGCGCTGGACGCCGCGCACGTCACCCTGACCCTGACCCGCACCGGCAACGACGCCCAGGTGACGGTGGCCGAACGCGACTTCGGCGAGCTGACGACCGTGGCGCTGCGCGCCGAAGTCGCGTGCGCCCGCTTCACCGACGCGCCCGCCCGCCCGCGGGACCCGAAGGCCGCGCACGCGTTCGTCGACGGCAAGGGCGAGAAGGCCACCGCTGGCCCGGCCGCCGAGGCCGCTCCGGGCGTCGCCCTGCAGCCCGGTCCCGCGCCGGCCGTCTCGGCGGACGTGGGCGAGGGGTTCGCGGTCGTGGAGGCCGAACTCCTCGGCGCTGCACTGCCGTTCACTTCCGGCGCCCGGAGCGGCCTGTCCGCCCGCCTGGCCGGCGCGCTTGCCGCGCTGCGCGAGGCCTCCACCGCGCCCGCCCGGGAGAGTGAACTGCCCGGGCTGCGTCAGGCCCTGGACGGCCTCGCCACCCGCCGCCCGTCGGTGCCGACCACACCGGAAGGGGAGCGGCTCGGAGCCGCGCTGGCTGCGTTCACCGCCGCTCACCGCGATACCTCCACCAGCGCCACCGCCCCAGCACCGGCGACGTCGGCGGCGCCGCAGCCGGCCCCTGCCACCGGCACGCCGGAGGCAGGCCCCACTCCCGCCGAGGTCTCCGGTGCCGCGCCCGGTACGGCCGATCCGGCCCGGCATGTGGTCGAGGGGGTGGTGTTGGAGGCGCCGTCGGCCTCGTTCAGCGACGACACGCCTCCGCCCGAGGACACTCCCGGCACCGGCGGCCGGAACTACACGTACTTCCTCAACAAGATCAGCGCCGCGGTCGACCAGGCCCTCGACGAGACGCACGGCGACATCGAGGCCGCGGTCAAGATGCTGCAGAAGAAAGCCGTGCCGGACTCCATGGCCCTGTTCAAACTCACCCGGGTCGGCGCAAGTTACGTCCACACCGTTTATCCGCCCGCTCTGGATTTCCTCTCGAAACCCGGACAGGGCGAGGCTGACGGAATCTGGGAAGGCCGCCATAAATGGCGTAACGCCCCCCTCTACGAGGCCATCAAGAAGGGGGAGCACCACCCGCTGGAGGTGGTCGGCCTGGACACCAACGCGGCCTACCTGTCCGCCTTCAAGACGCACCTGCCCATCGGCGCACTCAAGCACGATCCCAACGGCGGCTACGACCGCCGCCGCGCCGGGATCCACCGCGTCGACCACTTCGTATGGCCCCACGCCCACCTGCCCAACCCGATCGGCAACCGCAAGGAGCCCGGCCCCTACCTCCTGGACGAGGCCACCGTCCGCCTCCTGATGCGCTGCCATGAACTCAAACTGAGCGAGGCGCCCCGGATCCTGGAATCGTGGACCTCCGGCACCTCTGAAGCCCTCCTGGAGAAATTCCGCCGCGTCCTGCAGCAGGCCCGTCAGACCGCGATCGAAAACGAGGACTCGGCCACCGAGGAATACGTCAAGGCCATGTATTCCCGTTTCACCTCCACGATCGGTGAATCAGGAAAGAACCGAGAGCTCCGCCGACCCGAGTGGGTCCACACTATCCGCTCACAGGCCTTCGCAAGCCTCTGGCTGAAAGGATGGAAAGCCCATCAGGGGGGCCTTATCCTGGTCCAGGTATCCGGCGTTGACGAACTCCACGTCGCCGGAGGCGACTGGAAGAAGGTCTGGGAAGAGGGCCGCAAGCCCACCCAGATGAAGGTGAAGCGCCTTTACACCCTCGGGGGGAATTAACCGATGCCGTACGACGACAGCGGCTGGAAGAATTTCGGCACCTACGGCGCGAACCGCTCCCTCGAGAACGTCCGCGGCGGCAAAGCCCTCGGCCGCGCCCTGGAAGACGCCCTGGAACGCCAGATCCTCGAAGGCGGCATCAAGTCCCCCGTCACCACCCCCCGCGGCCTCAAGGCGCGCCTGAAGTACCTCAACAGCGACGCCGGAGTCGAGGCCATGCGCGAGGCAGGAATCACCGTCAAGTCCCGTGCCCTGAACAACTGGTTCGCCGGCACCCAGAAGCCCAACCCGGCCAACCTCGAGCTCGTCGACACCGCGTACTGGAACCTGCGCACCCAGCGCATCCTGGACAACCTCGGCGCCTTCAAGCAGCACCTCAACAACCAGGGAAAGGGCACTGCGGTCGAGATCCACCCCGTCGACCAGTCCCTGGTCGACGAACACGCCCGCCGCCCCAACCTCGAAGGCGAGCAGGCGCACCGCACCCTGCCCGCAGTGCGCTACATCTGGGACGACGCGGTCGACGCCATGGAAGCCAGCGACGAAGGCAAACTCGAGGAAATCTGGGACGACATCATCACCGAGCTCGACTCCGACTGGGGCGCCTACACCTACGTCTCCTACGTCGGCCTCGGCGCCTGAAGGCGAGTGTCCCGATGCCACCGCGCCGCCGGTGCGACGGTCCTTTCATGACCTTCGTCTGCCTTCTGGGGGTGTTCTCGCCGCTTTGATCGGTGCTGTCCTGCTGGGCCGGTACCTCGGCTGAGGACCCGCCCGTGGCCGCACCGTTGACTGCTCGCAGCAGTGTGCGGGCGGGTGTTACGGGTCCGACCCGACCCGTAACACCCGCCCGCGCAGCCGCAGTTCAGACCGGCCCGTCCTCGAGCGGCGGTTGTCCCGCAAAGTAGCTGGCGCAGGACCCGGTGAACCGTCCGTCCCCGGCGCTGTGCAGGGACGTTCGGTGGTGTTCGGTGTCGGTGTGGCCCGTGCGTGCCGGGCAGGAGCGGGCCGCCGATGTGCCCGGTGAACCCGCAGGGCGGCAACGGCCTTCCCGCTTGCATCACACGGGCCTATTCGATGATCCGGTCGAAGAAGAGGACTGCGGCGGCGGTTGCTGCCGCGCCGGCGGGGACGGCCACCGGCCAGGTGTTCGTGGCGAGGATGGTCAGCAGGCCGGCGCCGAGGCCGGCGAGTACGGCGAGCAGGAAGATCATGGCAGAGCGCTGGTTGAGCAGTGGCCTGTTTTCGTCGGGGTCCCGGAGTGCGGCGGGCGGCAGCGGAAGGGTGCCGCCGTCGGCACGGAACGCGTCGCGCGGGCCGGTGATGTGTTGGCACGTTGTGACCGTGTGCCGCCGGCCAGTTGCTGTGACAACGCCTTGACCTGTGCTGGCATGCCGCGGAACTCGCCCCAGCGCATTCGGCTGGTCCTGCCGCGCAGTTGTCGTAATCATGGCGCTGACGGTGGGTAGAACGCGCGCCACCTCGCCTGGCGTTTCCTCGCAGCAACCCCGAATGCCTCTCGGCGGGAGACCCTGCGCGCGTGGCGACGGGCATCGCCGTCGCGTGTGTGCCTCCGCGCAACAGCGGAGTCTGCTGTGGAGCAGAATCAACCGATCACAATGTGACGAGGGAGGCCGCCCATGAGCCACAACGCGACGTTTCTGCAGGCGGCTCAGGCAAGCCGAGGGGCTCTTACCCGCGGCTGGCTGGCGTTTCCCGCCCCGTCGGCCGATGCGCCTGTACCGGAGTCGGTTGCTCACACGGATGTGGCGGTCCTGAACTTGGAGGATCGGCTTCGTGAGGTGCGACTGGCGGCCGCCCCTCATGTCACGGTGGCGGCCGAGTCCCTCCATGCGGCAGTCAGGGCTGCCGCCGATGCCCAATTCGACCTGCACATGCAGAACTTCAGCAGCGCGGAGCGTCTGTGTGCTCTCGACGACATAGCCTTCACCCGTCACACCGACGCCGTCAGGCAGGCGCTGGAAGCCTTCGTCGCGGCGGCCTACCGAGAGGGAGTATCGGTGACGGCCACAGGTTCAGACCGGGCCAAGGCCGCACGGGTAGCCGAAGCGGTACCGGCGGACGCCGCCTGGCTGGTCCAGCTTTCCCGGCGGATGCCGATGCGCCGCATCCCCGACTTCGTCGCCGAGGGCGTCGACACGGCCCTGGAAGCCTTACAGCGCGATGTCATCGACTTCGTCGACCCGGAACTCGAAGCGGCACATCAGGGCTTCATGGAAGCTCTGGCCCGTCTCGTCGACGAGATCAACGGCACCTTCACCCCCGACCACGACGCCGCATACACCGAGGTCCCGCCGGAGTGGCGGCGCACCGACCCCGAACAGTACGCCCAGACCCTGCGCGATCTCTCCCACGCCCGCGATACCGTACTCGACGGCTACAAGGAGCTGATGAACATCATGAGCCGAAGAGGCCATCTGCCCGCACCGCAGGAACCCCAGCCAGGCCCTTCGGTCCAGGTCACCGCCGGCGACAACTCACCCGTCACGGTGAACGCCCCCTACGCGCACGCCTCCCACGGCGGCCACGCGAGCGCCGGCCAGCCGACACCGGCAGACCAGAGCGCCGCGGCCACGCCCGCGCCGTGGTATCGCAGCGGCATCTTCTGGGGCGCCGTCAGCGCTGTGGGAACAGTAGCCAGTGTCGTCGTCGCCTACCTTGCGCTGGGTAGATGACCGAGTCCACACGCCAGGGGCCGCAGCCCCTGGAGCAGTTGGAACAAGGCGTCCTCGACGACACCGTCCCGCTTGCCGGACTGCTGCGCCTCGCGCTCGTCATCGGCGGCCACGCCGTTTCCCAGCCCCTGAAGCAATGGGCACTCAGCGAACTCGAGGGCTACGGAGGCAAACCCGCCTCCAGCGTTCCGGACTACCGGCGCCCGCGCGCGCCCATCCAGGCCGACTCACACTCGCTGACCTGGCAACGGCACGGTGAAACCATCAGCGCCCTGCACCTCCCCGACATCACACGGGGCACGATCAACGAAGAAGTGACCATCCCGTACGGCGTCGGCCAGCTGCAGAACCTGATCGAACGGACCCCGCCCGGCCAGGCAGTCCACCTCAGCCTTCCCGGTGCGGCCGAACTGCGCACGCTGATGAGCGCGATGGAAAAGTACCGCAGCCGAGCCATCATCATCGACGACCTGTACTGGGCGGTCTCTCCCTCCGTCCTGCACGACATCCTCGACCAAGTCCGCACTCGCCTCACGCAGTTCGTCGCCGAACTGCGTTCCACGATGCCGGCCGGATCCGGCACGCCTACCCCTGAGCAGGTCCACAGGGCCGTTCAGAACATCAGCATCACCACCGGCGACAACTCGCCCGTCACCCTCACCGCTTCGCTCGCCCACGCCGACCACGGCGCAACAGCCAGCGCCTCAGCCGGTGTACAACAGCGCTGGTGGCAGCGACGACGGCGCTAACTCCATCCCCGTCCACGACAGGGGCCACTTTGGTGACGGGTACCCGCAATCCGTCCCCCGCACCAACGAGGCCCCAGCGTTCCTCACGGGGCTGCGAACCTGTCTTGACCCGCTCAACCCCGGCGAGCGCTACGGCCTTCAGGTCGGCAATCACTTCTCCACGCTGTCCTTCAGGTCCGGTGTCCTCCCCGGCGAGGGCATCGAACGCGTCCGGGCATCGCAACCCGGGCATGAACCCAGGCCACCCCCAACAACGCGGAAGCGCGCTGTAGAGCGCTCGCCGCCGACGCCTGGTAGATCAATGGCGGCTGGTGGGAGCAGCGCCAGGTCATACGCGCGGACTCAGGAACGGCAGGGAGGAGGGCGAGCACCGCGGACTGCAGGCGGCTGCTGTACGGCATGGATGCGAGAGGGACGGGAAGGTCGGGGAGTTCGGTGGCTAGGGTCGTTGCATGAGCTTGCGCGACGCGGACTGTTCCTGGCTGCCCGACCACCAACTCCATGTGGTGGAGACGCTGGCTCACGTCGACCACACGATCGAGCGGTTGTTGCGGCTGACACACGATTACACCGAGCACGGGACGATCACGTTCGCTGAAGTGAGCAACGGTGACCGTGTGGACGTCGTGGTCCAGGAGGTCGCTCCGCTCCCGCAGGCGATCCCCCGGCTCGTGGCCGACGCCCTCACCCAGTTGCGGGCCGCGCTGGAACACACCCTGTACGCGGAGGTCGAGACCGCTCTCGGA
The Streptomyces sp. NBC_01485 genome window above contains:
- a CDS encoding DnaB-like helicase C-terminal domain-containing protein, which produces MSARSAVPDPSAAEPAVEGAGGAVEPSAAAPMPVEGLEVLGVTEARNRLYELVDAARDEGRMTVVVKRDGKTHRTYRVALIPVGRLDAASRARLVGWPSWARTAARPKLGDRVIDAAGRPGVPGVPQVLLDRTTPLAVLVDAALVPPGDALVAVPVGGAPAPPAPAAAWADAAHLPSGASAAPQAHEAIGKGLPAARQVFAAPEASAEPAVDVADTASADVSASADPAVPPSGEGVAEAAVAASAGSGAAPVPAPLAAADRTADLQDAGSDSVGPDAAVAGRDAGAASAGHAAAEEAIGGRDTVAGRGVDGTAPSAGTAEVPPPVPSAGGGLHRLHGLGEVAGLALTEAVAPSAVPRFGFGLHALDAALGSLPSGVLTVVAAEPHAGGSLLAVHAARHIALTRQLPVLYAASGPSRTAVALRVIAGEAGLDYRRLRTGALTEDEQQAAAAVQARLAAADLHVDDGTGLSAEAIAETAPYVEGLALVVVDRFQHAADPFIPLSGPALPEAARVLAHLARTRNVPVVAVLDTADPDALAALDAAHVTLTLTRTGNDAQVTVAERDFGELTTVALRAEVACARFTDAPARPRDPKAAHAFVDGKGEKATAGPAAEAAPGVALQPGPAPAVSADVGEGFAVVEAELLGAALPFTSGARSGLSARLAGALAALREASTAPARESELPGLRQALDGLATRRPSVPTTPEGERLGAALAAFTAAHRDTSTSATAPAPATSAAPQPAPATGTPEAGPTPAEVSGAAPGTADPARHVVEGVVLEAPSASFSDDTPPPEDTPGTGGRNYTYFLNKISAAVDQALDETHGDIEAAVKMLQKKAVPDSMALFKLTRVGASYVHTVYPPALDFLSKPGQGEADGIWEGRHKWRNAPLYEAIKKGEHHPLEVVGLDTNAAYLSAFKTHLPIGALKHDPNGGYDRRRAGIHRVDHFVWPHAHLPNPIGNRKEPGPYLLDEATVRLLMRCHELKLSEAPRILESWTSGTSEALLEKFRRVLQQARQTAIENEDSATEEYVKAMYSRFTSTIGESGKNRELRRPEWVHTIRSQAFASLWLKGWKAHQGGLILVQVSGVDELHVAGGDWKKVWEEGRKPTQMKVKRLYTLGGN
- a CDS encoding AbiTii domain-containing protein produces the protein MTESTRQGPQPLEQLEQGVLDDTVPLAGLLRLALVIGGHAVSQPLKQWALSELEGYGGKPASSVPDYRRPRAPIQADSHSLTWQRHGETISALHLPDITRGTINEEVTIPYGVGQLQNLIERTPPGQAVHLSLPGAAELRTLMSAMEKYRSRAIIIDDLYWAVSPSVLHDILDQVRTRLTQFVAELRSTMPAGSGTPTPEQVHRAVQNISITTGDNSPVTLTASLAHADHGATASASAGVQQRWWQRRRR